One window of the Labilibaculum sp. genome contains the following:
- a CDS encoding DUF3857 and transglutaminase domain-containing protein: protein MNNLIKTTFSLLLILLAGYSKADNEKIKFGKVSVEELEMTVYQQDTSAAAVILYDSGSSYFETEYINDNTDFICKFERHVRIKILKPEGFDFATFKIPLYHSENGEEKTSSIKGRTYNLDGKILIDKLEKNSIFKEETTPNWNRIKFTMPNIKVGSVIEVKYQISSPFKQNFKAWQFQYNIPVEYSKYNTRIPSYFNYQITTKGYYPITKLKETSRPENFLIKYKEIDNQSGSAQMIEHQYNLTPISNINEYYAENIPSFKKESYMLAEENYLSCIEFELQSYKYDYGALHNFTSSWEDVQNKLIKSDYFGGTLKKDGFVEDVIAPLISGVQSEEEKMAIIFQSVQNSIKWNEKNKLFCDNSLRSVWKEKSGSSAEINLLLVAMLRKAGIQANPVALSTRQNGIIHPSHPTITQMNYVVACAKIGDKSYLMDATDPYCPIGILPFRCLNDKGRLITETNSEWINLDPNKGSKIAIVSTLILTEEGQLEGKISEAFYDYKGVDIRKTISNNTEGYTEKLKSDYEDWNITDIEYKNLDDRNNPVQISYMAEIENAANMEGERIYLNPILKYKTHENPFKLEQREYPVNFGYPITVNYLLLLELPTNFTIEEQPKSSKIVLPDNGGEYIYQINKSANKVMIKYSFNTGKSQYLSSEYEYLKEFYNHVIAKENQILVLKKIDPTSIK, encoded by the coding sequence ATGAACAATTTAATAAAGACTACTTTTTCGCTTCTTCTTATTCTATTAGCTGGCTACTCCAAGGCTGATAATGAAAAAATTAAATTTGGGAAAGTCTCTGTGGAAGAATTAGAAATGACAGTGTACCAGCAAGACACCAGTGCGGCTGCCGTTATTTTATATGATAGTGGATCCTCTTACTTCGAAACAGAGTATATAAATGATAATACTGATTTTATCTGTAAGTTTGAGCGCCATGTACGAATAAAAATACTAAAACCGGAAGGCTTTGATTTTGCAACATTTAAAATTCCTTTGTACCATAGTGAAAACGGTGAGGAAAAGACAAGTTCAATTAAAGGAAGAACCTATAATTTGGACGGTAAAATCCTTATCGATAAACTCGAAAAGAATTCAATTTTTAAAGAAGAAACTACCCCAAACTGGAATAGAATAAAATTTACCATGCCAAATATAAAAGTTGGCTCTGTTATTGAGGTAAAGTATCAAATTTCCTCTCCATTCAAACAAAATTTTAAAGCCTGGCAATTTCAATACAACATACCTGTTGAGTATTCTAAATACAATACCCGAATACCAAGTTATTTTAACTATCAGATAACAACAAAAGGATATTACCCCATAACAAAATTAAAAGAAACAAGCAGACCCGAAAACTTTTTGATCAAATACAAGGAAATAGACAACCAATCAGGAAGTGCGCAGATGATTGAACACCAGTACAATCTCACACCTATTTCAAATATTAATGAATACTATGCGGAAAACATTCCTTCTTTTAAAAAAGAATCGTACATGCTTGCCGAGGAAAACTACTTAAGCTGCATTGAATTTGAATTGCAATCTTACAAGTATGATTATGGAGCATTGCATAATTTTACTTCCTCCTGGGAGGATGTTCAAAACAAACTAATTAAATCGGACTATTTTGGAGGAACCTTAAAAAAAGATGGATTTGTTGAAGATGTCATTGCGCCTTTAATTTCCGGAGTACAAAGTGAAGAAGAAAAAATGGCAATAATTTTTCAGAGTGTACAAAACAGTATTAAATGGAATGAAAAAAACAAATTGTTTTGTGACAATAGCCTAAGATCAGTCTGGAAAGAAAAATCGGGAAGTTCTGCTGAAATCAATTTACTTTTAGTCGCCATGCTTCGCAAAGCAGGAATACAGGCCAACCCAGTTGCTTTGAGCACGCGGCAAAACGGAATTATCCATCCATCACACCCAACAATAACCCAAATGAACTATGTAGTTGCCTGCGCAAAGATAGGAGACAAAAGTTATTTGATGGATGCAACAGATCCCTATTGTCCAATTGGAATTCTTCCGTTTCGATGTTTAAATGACAAGGGAAGATTAATCACTGAAACTAACTCCGAATGGATCAACCTGGATCCCAACAAAGGATCAAAAATTGCAATTGTATCAACCCTTATCCTAACAGAAGAAGGTCAGCTTGAAGGCAAAATAAGCGAAGCTTTTTATGACTATAAAGGAGTGGATATCAGAAAAACGATTTCAAACAACACCGAAGGATATACCGAAAAATTGAAATCAGATTACGAAGACTGGAACATTACAGATATTGAATATAAAAATCTGGATGATAGAAACAATCCCGTTCAAATAAGCTATATGGCAGAAATTGAAAATGCAGCCAACATGGAAGGTGAACGAATCTATTTGAATCCTATTTTAAAATACAAAACACATGAAAACCCATTTAAACTGGAACAAAGAGAGTATCCTGTTAATTTTGGATATCCAATAACTGTAAATTACCTTCTGCTTTTGGAACTTCCTACTAACTTCACAATTGAGGAACAACCAAAATCTTCTAAAATAGTACTTCCTGATAATGGTGGGGAATACATATACCAGATTAATAAATCTGCTAACAAAGTGATGATTAAATATTCTTTTAACACAGGAAAATCACAATATTTATCTTCCGAATATGAATATTTAAAAGAATTCTATAATCATGTTATTGCAAAGGAAAACCAAATTTTGGTATTGAAAAAAATCGATCCAACTTCAATAAAATAA
- the pyrF gene encoding orotidine-5'-phosphate decarboxylase, with translation MNYQALFEQIKKKKSFLCVGLDSDIKKIPAHLLNTEDPVFEFNKAIVDATAEFTVAYKPNIAFYECLGAKGWISLEKTVNYIKENYSDIFLIADAKRGDIGNTSKMYASAFLENMPFDSITVAPYMGEDSVTPFLEYDNKWVILLALTSNKGAFDLQFFEQNNQRLFERVLEKSQEWGSKENMMYVVGATKAEMLGDIRKIAPEHFLLVPGVGAQGGSLQEVAKYGMNNACGLLVNSSRGIIFADSSEKFADVAKEKSKELQEEMELLLKEKFLI, from the coding sequence ATGAATTACCAAGCATTATTCGAGCAAATTAAGAAAAAGAAGAGTTTTCTCTGTGTAGGTTTAGATAGTGACATAAAGAAAATACCTGCTCATCTTTTAAATACTGAAGATCCGGTTTTCGAATTTAATAAAGCAATAGTAGATGCTACAGCAGAATTTACAGTTGCTTATAAACCGAATATTGCATTTTATGAATGTCTTGGTGCCAAAGGATGGATTAGTCTTGAAAAAACGGTAAACTACATCAAAGAGAATTATTCAGATATTTTCCTGATTGCTGATGCTAAAAGAGGAGATATTGGAAATACTTCAAAAATGTATGCAAGTGCTTTTCTTGAGAATATGCCTTTCGATTCAATTACTGTGGCTCCTTATATGGGAGAAGATTCGGTAACACCTTTTCTTGAATACGATAATAAATGGGTGATTCTGTTAGCTCTAACATCAAATAAGGGTGCTTTCGATCTGCAGTTTTTTGAACAGAATAATCAGAGGTTGTTTGAAAGAGTGCTTGAGAAATCTCAGGAATGGGGCTCGAAAGAGAATATGATGTACGTTGTTGGAGCTACAAAAGCTGAAATGTTAGGCGATATACGAAAAATTGCTCCAGAACATTTTTTGTTGGTTCCGGGTGTTGGTGCTCAGGGGGGAAGCTTGCAAGAGGTGGCTAAGTATGGAATGAATAATGCTTGCGGATTATTAGTGAATTCGTCGAGAGGAATTATTTTTGCTGATTCTTCGGAAAAATTTGCTGATGTGGCTAAGGAGAAATCTAAAGAATTGCAAGAAGAAATGGAGTTGTTGCTTAAAGAGAAATTTTTGATATAG
- a CDS encoding DUF2851 family protein: protein MNEDFLQFIWKQNLFSKTSLFSTKGNAIEIIDVGKQNSDSGPDFFDARIRIDNVLWAGNVEIHLKSSSWYSHGHDADPAYENVVLHVVLEDDSAVVLRNNRVIPCLVLRFTSELLNNYRKLMLSEKWIPCVDEIGKIESFFVRNWLDRMLLERLERKSHEIQEILEQNNNSWEETFYQVLARYFGMKVNADPFQQLARSIPMKFLARQKNSIFQLEALLFGQSGLFEKFDCEDVYLNKLKLEYEFLANKYQLKALSPGQWKWLRLRPSNFPTIRIAQFAALVHNSQSLFSQILHANSIEDISSLLNCQASEYWTSHYQFGLDSNEKVKILGQSSINGLIINCVVPVLFLYGAANDSQKLKDKACNLLDKVSAEENSVTRKWKECGVNVKSAYHSQALLQLKSNYCDLFNCLQCEFGNRIIRRLDVDLN from the coding sequence ATGAATGAAGATTTCCTGCAGTTCATTTGGAAACAGAATCTGTTTTCTAAAACAAGTCTTTTCTCCACAAAAGGAAATGCAATTGAAATTATTGATGTAGGAAAACAAAATTCTGACTCCGGACCAGATTTTTTTGATGCTAGAATAAGGATAGATAATGTTCTTTGGGCTGGAAATGTTGAAATACATTTAAAATCTTCTTCATGGTATTCTCATGGGCACGATGCTGACCCAGCATATGAAAATGTAGTGCTGCATGTTGTTTTGGAAGATGATTCAGCTGTTGTTTTGAGAAATAATCGCGTCATTCCCTGTTTGGTGCTTCGGTTCACTTCTGAATTATTGAATAACTACAGAAAGCTAATGTTATCTGAAAAATGGATTCCCTGTGTGGATGAAATTGGTAAAATTGAAAGTTTTTTTGTTCGGAATTGGCTGGATAGAATGCTTCTGGAGCGTTTGGAGCGGAAGTCTCATGAAATTCAAGAGATTTTGGAACAAAATAACAACTCTTGGGAGGAAACATTTTATCAGGTGCTGGCACGATATTTTGGAATGAAAGTGAATGCTGATCCTTTTCAACAGCTGGCCAGATCCATTCCAATGAAATTCCTGGCCCGGCAAAAGAATTCTATTTTTCAATTGGAAGCATTGCTTTTTGGACAATCAGGTTTATTTGAAAAGTTCGATTGTGAAGATGTATATTTGAATAAGTTGAAGTTGGAATATGAATTCCTGGCCAATAAATATCAATTGAAAGCATTGTCTCCTGGTCAATGGAAGTGGTTACGCCTGCGACCATCAAATTTTCCTACAATTAGAATCGCGCAATTTGCCGCCTTGGTTCATAATTCACAGTCCTTGTTTTCACAAATTCTTCATGCGAATTCAATAGAGGATATCTCAAGCTTATTGAATTGTCAAGCTTCCGAGTATTGGACTAGTCATTATCAATTCGGCTTGGACTCGAATGAAAAAGTTAAGATTCTTGGGCAATCGAGTATCAACGGGTTGATTATTAATTGTGTCGTCCCTGTTTTATTTCTCTATGGGGCAGCAAATGATTCTCAAAAATTGAAAGATAAAGCTTGTAATTTATTGGATAAAGTTTCTGCAGAGGAGAATTCAGTTACTCGAAAATGGAAAGAATGCGGTGTTAACGTGAAGTCTGCATACCATTCTCAGGCCTTACTGCAATTAAAGTCTAATTATTGTGATTTATTTAATTGTTTGCAGTGTGAATTTGGAAATAGAATTATTCGCCGCCTTGATGTTGATTTAAATTGA
- a CDS encoding NAD-binding protein, with protein sequence MNKRKIWEENIRTLGIAMSFLILAILIGTSGFMFLNDAYTFVDALYMTVITITTVGFTEVHPLSDTGKLFTIFLIFVSFGIFGYLASAVTRFILDGVFRRNLKDYRTVRSIEKLSGHVIVCGFGRNGKQACLELIAHGENVVVVDSEESSIDNVRLIPELLFVQGDATQEEVLSLANISNAKALITAIPNDAENVYVVLTAREMNATIKIISRSEKSQSDNKLKRAGANNVIMPDRLGGQQMAKLVAQPDVVEFLDNILLQSTKGVKLEEVSCCELANCFVGKSIRELNVRDKSGANIIGLKDEGGAYVYNPSPEIVLDKSFHLFVLGNKEQVYNLKQLLVEGI encoded by the coding sequence ATGAATAAACGGAAAATTTGGGAGGAAAACATACGCACATTAGGCATCGCGATGTCATTTTTGATACTGGCAATTCTTATTGGCACATCTGGATTCATGTTTCTGAATGATGCCTATACTTTTGTTGATGCCCTTTACATGACCGTGATTACCATTACAACAGTTGGATTTACTGAAGTACATCCATTGTCGGATACAGGGAAACTGTTTACAATATTTTTAATTTTCGTTAGTTTTGGAATATTTGGATATTTAGCTTCGGCAGTAACCAGATTTATTTTAGATGGCGTTTTTCGTAGAAATTTAAAAGATTATAGAACCGTGAGAAGTATAGAGAAATTAAGTGGACACGTTATTGTTTGTGGTTTTGGAAGAAATGGGAAACAGGCATGCCTTGAATTGATTGCACATGGAGAAAATGTTGTTGTTGTTGATTCTGAGGAAAGCAGTATTGATAATGTTCGTTTAATTCCTGAACTATTGTTTGTTCAGGGCGATGCTACTCAGGAAGAAGTGCTGAGTTTGGCAAATATTTCCAATGCCAAAGCATTGATAACTGCAATTCCGAATGATGCTGAGAATGTATATGTTGTGCTTACTGCCAGGGAAATGAATGCAACGATCAAGATTATATCACGATCAGAAAAAAGTCAGTCCGACAATAAATTAAAAAGAGCAGGAGCCAATAATGTTATCATGCCTGATCGGCTAGGAGGACAACAAATGGCAAAATTGGTTGCACAGCCTGATGTTGTGGAATTTTTGGATAATATTCTGTTGCAATCAACCAAAGGGGTGAAGTTGGAAGAAGTTAGCTGTTGTGAGTTGGCAAATTGTTTTGTGGGCAAATCCATTCGTGAGTTAAACGTAAGAGATAAATCAGGAGCCAATATAATTGGTTTAAAAGATGAAGGAGGGGCATATGTATACAATCCGTCTCCTGAAATAGTTCTCGATAAGTCTTTTCATCTATTTGTTTTAGGAAATAAAGAGCAAGTTTACAATTTAAAGCAACTATTGGTAGAAGGGATATAA
- a CDS encoding AIR synthase related protein, which translates to MRKDERYNLRGVSASKEDVHSAIKNLDKGLYPNAFCKVVPDFLAGDADYCNIMHADGAGTKSSLAYMYWKETGDISVWKGIAQDALIMNLDDLLCVGAVDNILLSSTIGRNKNLIPGEVLSQIINGTEELLTEYSKMGVNIHSTGGETADVGDLVRTIIVDSTVTCRMKREDVITNEKIQAGDVIVGLSSSGQATYETEYNGGMGSNGLTSARHDVFSKYLAEKYPESYDNAVPADLVYSGNCKLTDKVEGVDIDAGKLVLSPTRTYAPIIKKILDQFRSQIHGMIHCSGGAQTKVLNFVDNIHIVKDNMFSVPPLFKLIKEQSGTSWDEMYKVFNMGHRFELYVPQEIAENIIAISKEFNVDAQVIGRCEPNSGKKLTIKSEFGEFEY; encoded by the coding sequence ATGAGAAAAGACGAAAGATATAACCTTAGAGGAGTGTCAGCTTCGAAGGAAGATGTGCATAGTGCAATTAAAAATCTGGATAAAGGATTGTATCCAAATGCATTTTGTAAAGTTGTTCCGGATTTCCTTGCGGGAGATGCAGACTATTGCAATATTATGCATGCCGATGGCGCAGGAACAAAATCATCTCTTGCCTACATGTATTGGAAGGAAACAGGAGATATTTCTGTATGGAAGGGCATTGCTCAGGATGCATTGATCATGAATTTGGATGATTTACTTTGTGTTGGTGCAGTTGATAATATTCTTTTGTCATCCACAATTGGAAGAAATAAAAACCTGATTCCTGGTGAAGTTCTTTCTCAGATTATTAACGGAACTGAAGAATTGTTAACGGAGTACAGTAAAATGGGAGTTAATATTCATTCTACAGGTGGCGAAACTGCTGATGTTGGAGATTTAGTCCGAACCATTATTGTCGACTCGACGGTTACTTGCCGAATGAAAAGAGAAGACGTAATTACAAATGAAAAAATCCAGGCTGGCGATGTAATTGTTGGTTTGTCATCATCAGGACAAGCAACTTACGAAACAGAATACAATGGAGGAATGGGTTCGAATGGACTGACTTCTGCCCGTCATGATGTTTTTTCAAAATATCTTGCTGAAAAGTATCCGGAAAGTTATGATAATGCTGTGCCAGCGGATTTGGTTTACTCAGGAAACTGTAAATTAACCGATAAAGTTGAAGGTGTTGATATTGATGCAGGTAAATTGGTACTTTCGCCAACAAGAACCTATGCACCGATTATTAAAAAAATCTTGGATCAATTCCGATCCCAAATTCACGGCATGATTCACTGTTCGGGTGGAGCACAAACAAAAGTGCTTAACTTTGTTGACAATATTCATATCGTTAAGGACAATATGTTTTCAGTTCCTCCACTTTTTAAGTTGATAAAAGAGCAGAGCGGAACTTCATGGGATGAGATGTACAAAGTATTTAATATGGGACATCGATTTGAATTATATGTTCCACAGGAAATTGCTGAAAATATTATCGCGATATCAAAAGAATTTAATGTAGATGCTCAGGTAATTGGCCGTTGTGAGCCAAACTCAGGAAAAAAATTGACGATTAAAAGTGAATTTGGAGAATTTGAGTATTAA
- a CDS encoding OmpA family protein, with amino-acid sequence MKLFSNICIFIILGVFISCSSQSYVNRGDKMVQSGQYYYAQGYYEKAYKKSKDKELKADIAFKAASCFDQVNEVRKASSWYRRAILNRDTFSNAVLNLAYAEVKNGKMEEAEENFWEYLDLKPEAKAENDPSEILKRISTWEEYPGRYKVEILNDFNSSGSDFCPVYMGKDTNVIFFSSTRKLNGKPKKDGVTGDFHSNIFEVHYSNEVIRKSKKRKGKEATSRKVIVDTYQWSKARGVGDTINTEWNEGAACFSAEADVLYFTSSRKVNKDNQGTKIFAVQRQEDGWGSVAQLDLVPDSLSVGHPSISADGNILYFVSDMPGGYGGNDIWMVKKSGSSWSEPQNMGRPINSPGNELFPFIKKNGDLFFASDRKEGMGGLDIYQAKREETGVWKVENMKYPINSTADDFSIVFQPDQEKGMFTSSRKNGNDDIYRFDYVPLQFSFSGKIVNSETNEFIPNAAIHIVSSNGEQMDSKSAEEGQFNVELDPELEYIVMVSAEGYLNGKEQVSTLGIEVSRNFKSVIGLKPIEKPIELPNIFYDFGSWQLREESKTALDGLVETLNDNPKITIELGSHTDYVGSESTNRDLSQKRAQSVVDYLIEKGIYWDRLIAHGYGESKPQTINAVKAKEFDFLAEGDVLSESFISKLKEKEKDEANQLNRRTDFRVLSTDYQPGPNSKMKPGSDSSQIGNTLIKNLSEIKGVFYTIQIGAFNKNTIPPTLQKYKVVFRGSVDDSTVRYTTGIFDDLEEARAEADKISKTGINAFVIAYNKGKKITFAEAKKMKK; translated from the coding sequence ATGAAGCTTTTTTCCAATATCTGTATTTTTATTATTCTGGGAGTATTTATTTCCTGTTCTTCGCAATCTTATGTAAATCGTGGCGATAAAATGGTTCAGTCCGGACAGTATTACTATGCACAAGGTTATTACGAAAAAGCTTATAAAAAGTCAAAGGATAAAGAACTAAAAGCCGATATAGCATTTAAAGCAGCGTCGTGTTTCGATCAGGTAAATGAAGTGCGTAAGGCTTCCTCATGGTATCGAAGAGCTATATTAAACCGGGATACTTTCTCAAATGCAGTTTTAAATTTAGCTTATGCTGAAGTGAAAAATGGGAAAATGGAAGAGGCCGAGGAAAATTTCTGGGAGTATCTGGATCTAAAGCCAGAAGCAAAAGCAGAGAATGATCCTTCTGAAATACTAAAAAGAATTAGCACATGGGAAGAGTATCCGGGAAGATATAAAGTGGAGATATTGAATGATTTTAATTCTTCGGGCAGTGATTTTTGCCCTGTTTATATGGGGAAGGATACAAATGTTATTTTTTTCTCATCAACAAGGAAGTTGAACGGTAAGCCTAAAAAAGACGGTGTTACAGGAGATTTTCATTCAAATATTTTTGAGGTGCATTATTCCAATGAAGTGATTCGAAAGAGTAAAAAAAGGAAAGGGAAAGAGGCAACATCACGAAAAGTAATTGTTGATACTTACCAATGGAGCAAAGCTCGTGGTGTGGGAGATACAATCAATACAGAATGGAATGAAGGAGCTGCATGTTTTTCTGCCGAGGCAGATGTATTGTATTTTACTTCATCGCGAAAAGTAAATAAAGACAATCAGGGAACAAAAATATTTGCTGTGCAAAGGCAGGAAGATGGCTGGGGAAGTGTCGCTCAACTTGATCTGGTTCCGGATAGTCTGTCCGTAGGGCATCCTTCTATTTCGGCTGATGGTAATATTCTGTATTTCGTATCCGATATGCCTGGTGGTTACGGAGGAAATGACATTTGGATGGTGAAAAAGAGTGGAAGCAGTTGGAGCGAACCTCAAAATATGGGGCGGCCAATCAATTCACCAGGCAACGAGTTATTCCCTTTTATAAAGAAAAATGGTGATTTATTCTTTGCTTCCGATCGGAAGGAAGGCATGGGCGGGTTGGACATTTATCAGGCAAAACGAGAAGAGACAGGAGTGTGGAAGGTGGAGAATATGAAATATCCAATAAATTCTACTGCTGATGATTTTTCAATTGTATTTCAGCCTGATCAGGAGAAAGGAATGTTTACATCTTCGCGGAAAAACGGCAACGATGATATTTATAGATTTGATTACGTGCCTTTACAGTTTTCTTTTTCGGGAAAAATTGTAAATTCTGAAACAAACGAATTTATCCCTAATGCAGCTATTCATATTGTTTCCTCAAATGGAGAACAAATGGATAGTAAATCTGCTGAAGAAGGGCAATTTAATGTGGAGCTTGATCCTGAATTGGAATATATTGTAATGGTTTCGGCAGAAGGATATCTAAATGGCAAAGAGCAGGTGAGTACTTTGGGGATAGAAGTCAGCCGTAATTTTAAATCAGTTATTGGTTTAAAACCAATTGAGAAGCCAATCGAATTGCCAAATATATTTTACGATTTTGGATCCTGGCAATTAAGAGAAGAATCTAAAACAGCTTTAGATGGTTTGGTGGAAACATTAAACGACAATCCTAAAATTACGATTGAATTGGGATCGCATACCGATTATGTCGGAAGTGAGTCTACCAACCGTGATCTTTCTCAGAAAAGAGCACAGTCTGTTGTCGATTATTTAATAGAGAAAGGAATCTACTGGGATCGGTTAATTGCTCATGGTTACGGGGAATCGAAACCTCAGACAATTAACGCGGTGAAGGCAAAAGAGTTTGACTTTTTAGCTGAAGGGGATGTGTTGAGTGAATCTTTTATCAGTAAGCTGAAAGAGAAAGAGAAGGATGAGGCTAATCAGTTGAATCGAAGAACCGATTTTAGAGTGCTGTCAACAGACTATCAGCCGGGGCCAAATTCTAAAATGAAACCAGGATCTGATTCCAGTCAAATAGGTAATACATTGATAAAAAATTTATCAGAAATTAAAGGCGTTTTCTATACCATTCAGATAGGAGCTTTCAATAAAAATACGATTCCTCCTACACTTCAAAAATACAAAGTTGTTTTCCGCGGAAGCGTAGATGATTCTACGGTGAGATACACTACCGGAATATTTGATGATTTGGAAGAGGCAAGGGCCGAAGCAGATAAGATTAGTAAAACTGGAATTAATGCATTTGTAATCGCGTACAATAAAGGGAAAAAGATTACCTTTGCCGAAGCAAAAAAAATGAAGAAGTAA
- the prfA gene encoding peptide chain release factor 1, translating into MSSNLLLDKLEGVLIRFKEVSQLITDPEVMGDMKRYIKLSKEYKELEAVSDAAKEFRDALDRINESKEILNSESDEELREMAKMELEELEVKIPELEEEIKLLLIPADPEDSKNAILEVRAGAGGDEASIFAGELARMYTKFCESKGWKVSISSFSEGTSGGYKEIVMNVTGNGVYGILKYESGVHRVQRVPQTETQGRVHTSAASVAVLPEAEEFDIDVKESDIRKDTYCSSGPGGQSVNTTYSAIRLTHNPTGIVVTCQDQKSQIKNLAKAMVELRSRIYALEHQKYLDEISSKRKTMVSTGDRSAKIRTYNFPQGRVTDHRINFTMYNLAATMDGDIQEVIDKLQIEENSERLKESGL; encoded by the coding sequence ATGAGCAGTAATTTGTTACTCGATAAATTAGAAGGTGTCCTTATCCGATTCAAGGAGGTTAGTCAGTTGATAACTGACCCCGAAGTGATGGGAGACATGAAGAGGTATATAAAGTTAAGCAAGGAATATAAGGAATTGGAAGCTGTTTCTGATGCCGCTAAAGAATTTAGAGATGCTCTTGATAGGATCAATGAATCAAAGGAGATTTTAAACAGCGAATCGGATGAGGAGTTGCGCGAAATGGCAAAAATGGAATTGGAAGAATTAGAAGTTAAAATTCCTGAGTTAGAAGAAGAAATTAAATTGCTTCTGATACCTGCTGATCCCGAAGATTCTAAAAATGCTATTCTTGAGGTTCGGGCCGGTGCCGGTGGTGACGAGGCGAGTATTTTTGCCGGAGAACTGGCCAGAATGTATACGAAGTTTTGTGAATCTAAGGGTTGGAAGGTTTCAATTTCAAGTTTTAGTGAAGGAACTTCGGGAGGATATAAGGAAATTGTAATGAACGTAACCGGAAACGGTGTTTACGGGATTTTAAAATATGAATCGGGAGTACACCGTGTACAAAGGGTTCCACAAACAGAAACACAAGGTCGTGTTCATACCAGTGCAGCTTCGGTTGCTGTTCTTCCTGAAGCGGAAGAATTTGATATCGATGTAAAAGAAAGTGATATTCGTAAGGATACCTATTGTTCATCGGGCCCCGGAGGACAGTCTGTGAATACAACCTATTCTGCCATTCGTTTAACTCACAATCCAACCGGCATTGTGGTTACATGTCAGGATCAGAAATCACAGATTAAGAATTTAGCCAAAGCAATGGTTGAATTGCGTTCCCGTATTTATGCATTGGAGCATCAAAAATATCTTGATGAAATTTCATCCAAGCGTAAAACAATGGTTTCTACCGGCGACAGATCAGCAAAAATCCGCACATACAATTTTCCGCAGGGAAGGGTGACGGATCATCGTATTAACTTTACGATGTACAATTTGGCGGCCACGATGGATGGGGATATTCAGGAAGTAATTGACAAGCTTCAAATTGAAGAAAATTCAGAACGACTTAAAGAAAGTGGTTTGTAA